DNA from Devosia yakushimensis:
GGGAATTGGGCGGTGGGGGTGCAATCGGACAGCATGGTCGATGTCGCGTTTTCGGAAGGCACCGCGACGCTGACGCCCCGCTCGGTGGTGGCACTGGTCAGGGCTTAGCCTTGCCCCTATGGGGGTGCACCACCGCAAAGCCGCAATCACGCCTGAACAATTCCGCTAATTGCCCGAACATTCGCCGCGACCGCAGCGCACCTTGCCGCTGTCGCCTGCTTCGTCCCTTGCGGGTTGATAAATGGCGCCGGACTATGCACAGGGTCCGGCGCCTTTTTATTCGGCGGCCTGGGCGTCGACGAACCCGCCGGCCTTTTCGATGAAGGCGATGATCTGGTCGAGGCTTTCGCGCCGCAACAGGTCGGTAAAGACATAGGGCCGGCTCTCGCGCACCTTCTGCGTGTCGCTTTCCATGACGTCGAGGCTGGCCCCGACATATTGGGCCAGATCGGTATGGGTGATCACCAGCAGGTCGGAGCGCGAGATGGCGGGGCCGCCCTTGCGCGGGATTTTTTCGCCCTGGGCGACCGAGATGACATAGATGGTGAGATCGGCCAGATCGGGCGAGAAAGTTGCCGCCAGATTGTCGCCGCCGCTTTCGATCAGGATGATGTCGAGATCGGGGAATTTGCGGTTGAGATCGTCGATGGCGGCGAGATTAAGCGAGGCATCTTCGCGGATGGCGGTGTGCGGGCAGCCGCCGGTTTCGACACCTACAATGCGGTCTTCGGAAATGGCCTGCACCCGGGCGAGGATCAGTGCGTCCTCGCGGGTATAGATATCATTGGTGACCACGGCCATGGAATAGCGGTCACGCAATGCCTTGAGCAGCATTTCACAAAGCGTCGTCTTGCCGGAGCCGACCGGGCCGCCAATGCCGATGCGCAGGGGGCCATTCAGTGATTTCATAGCAGCCTCATGATGACGAGTGCGATAAAGCCTATGCCCAGGAACAGGCAGAGGGGCGAATAGACGCGGCTGTCGTTCAGCCGGAAATTCGGCTCGGGCGTCTGGTTGGCCCACCAGGGCGTGTAGCCGATGATGCCGCGGGCCAGGAAAACGGCGGCGAGGGGAATGCCGAGCAGCGTCAGGGCCGTGCCGCCGCTGTCATGATCGGCCAGGGCGAGGGCAATAATGCCGGCGGCCAAGGTCGCAACTGCTACCGCGAAAGAAGCGAGGCGCGGGGGCATGCGCTGGACATCGCGAAAGCCCACCACGGTCTGGGCGAGCAGCTTTTCGTCGCGGATCGGCCAGGTGCGACCGAAGGACCAGAGCAGATGGGCAAAGGACACGGCCAGCAAGGCGATGAACATGAATGCGGAAATCAGCATGCTCATGAGCGGAAAATTCTCGTGGTCAGAGTTTCGTGGGCCATTTGGGCAATATCTGCGGCATAGGCGATGGAGCCGATATCGTCCAGCACCGCATGCTCGCACAGCACAGCCATTTCGGAAATGGGACCTTCCAGCGCGGCCATGATGGCAAGGCCATCGGACTGGCCGATGGGGATCAGGCGCACGGCCACGGAGACCTGGCTATGCACGCTGGCGGTGAGATAGGCCGTGAGCGCGGCATTGAGCTCGATGCTATGCGCTGCTGCGATTGCACCAACCGCGATGGGGTAGGGGCAGGGATGCGGCAGCAGATCGAATACGGGCGATGGCCAGGCCTTGGCGGCGGTCGCAAAGGCCTCGCCGATGATCGTCGTTTCGTCATGGCGTTCGCGGGCCGGCGTCAGGGCGAGGCAGAGATCGGCAAGCTCCCGCAGGGCCGTCGCGTCCGTGCTGCCGCGATGGGCATGCGCGAACAGGATGGCGTCGGTGCGCAGGCCGCCATGGGCGAGAATGCCCTCGACCCATTGCTGGGTCGTGGTGCGGTCAATCACCACGCCTTTGACGATGGCCGCTTCGAGCCCTGCCGACCAGGCGAAGGCGCCGACCGGGAAGGCCGGCGACAGCCAGGTGAGCAGTTTTTGCAGATCGCTCATCGCGCCAGCAGCGCGTGGCCGGCATCGCCGTGGCTGTGATAGGCGCCATGCTCGGCATAGAAGGGCTCGGTGACATTGCTCACGCTGGCGCCCAGGCCCTCCAGCATGGCCTTGAGCACATGATCGCGCTTGATCAGGATACGGCCGGCTTCGAGCTGCGCCGAAGTGTGGCGGTTGCCGATATGCCAGGCCAGCCGCACGAGATGGGCCGCGTCGCGGCCGCGGACCTCATAGAGCAGTTCCTCGGCGGCGATGATTTCCACCAGCCTGCCATCATCGAGCAGGAGGGCGCTCTTGTGTTCGAGGGTGACGGTCTGGGGGAAATCCACCATGACTTCGGCACCCCCGCGCAGGCGCAGCAATTTGCGCCGCAGGCGGCGTTCGTCATGTTCGAGAACAACGAGGTCGAAAGGCGCGCCCTGCCCATGGTCTGGCGGCAGGATGGAAACGGCACGAAGCATCATAGACTTTCCGACGGTAACGAGGCTTCCCGGCCCGGAAACACCCTAGCGCGTCAGGTCATCGTGTTGAAGACCTTGATGATCCAATAGAGCTGATAGCCGATGTGCAGGGACGGTATGGCGACGTGCAGGCGTTTTTTGCCCGACCAGATGCCCAGCGCGCACAATACCAGGCCAAACGGCACCTGCAGGAAATAGTCCGGCCCGAAGCGTTCCCAATGTTCCTCGCCCTTGATCAGCGTATCGATGGAATCGAAGACGAAGGTCGCAGCAAGAAGTCCGAAGAACCATTTGCGGCGCTTGAGGAAAAAGTCCTCATAGCCGGCATATTCGGTGATGTTGTCGGGAAAGAGCAGCGCCGCCAGCAGGAACAGCGTCACGGCATAGAAAATCAGGAAGAAGAAGAGCCCGAATGACCAGCTATTGATCTGGAAGAGGGCGAATTCCCACCACCAGAACAGCACCAGTTCCACCAGGATGGAGCCGACCCATAGCAGGTGAATGGTCGAGGGCTTGTTGCGATGAGGATGCTGGATCAACCCGGCAACACCCATCAGCAGACGGGTGATGCCAAGGCCGATAACCATGCCCATGACGATGCGGATATGCGGGAAAAGCTCCGGATGGATGGGCTGGGGATCCATGCTGGCTCAGGGTGCGTCGCTGGCTTCGGAACAGGTGCTGACCGCGGCCGCGTCTTCGCCCAACGTGGTGTCGTAGAGGCTGGCTTCGGGCCCTTGCGTCCACCAGGCCCATTTGCCCGACACATAGCGCACGCCGGAAGCCGAAACGGTGGAGGCGAAGACCAGTTTTTCGGTTTCCTCGGGCACGTTGAGCAAGGCCAGGAAATTGGGCGAGGCATTGATATAATCGGCGGAGATGGGGGCGCCGTCGCCGCATTCATAGTTCACGGTGCGTTTTTGGATATCGGCAGAAGCGTCGGTTCCCAGGGTGATCGACAGGGAGGCCTCGACCCCATGCGCGGCGGTTGCGGCGCCGGCCAGAAGCAATACTGCGGCGAGAATCGTCTTGGTCATGGTCGTCATCTTGGCGCTGTCTCCTCTTTTGTCCAAGGCGGATGCTGGACCGTGCAGGCGGCAGAATTTGGATCAGAGACTTTCCACCCGCTCGGGATGGATGATTTCGATCGTGCTGGCGACCACATGCCGTTGGCTTGCTGCCAGAAAGGCCGCGACATGGGTGCTGGCGAAATGGGCTTCGAGCGCCGCGCGGGTGCTCCAGCGTTCGATAAAGGTCACGCGTTCCGGGTCGGTGATGCTGGCATGCATGTCATAAAAGCGGCAGCCGGGTTCGCGCCGTGTTGCCGCTATCGCCGGAATGGCCGCTTCAGCCATGGCCTCCAGCGATTCCGGCCTGATGCGAAGGGTGGCGACGACGTAGATCACGGCAAGTCTCCTGTGCTGGCAGGAGCTTAGCGCATCCGGATCGCCGCCACCAAGCCATCACACGAGATAGACGATCAGCAGAGCCGCGATAATTGCCACAGCGTCTTCCAGGAGGGCCGCGGGGCGATCACTACCAAAGGAAGCGGCAAGGCGAGAGCGGGCCTCGGCGCCACCGAGAGTGCCGAGAACGGCGCCGACCGCGCCCAATATGGCGCCAATGATCCAGTTGCCCGGCAGAAGCAGAGCGCCGCTGAGCGCGCCCAGCACGATGCGGGCGCCGAATTGCATCGGCACCTTGCGGCTGGGCGTGTTCGGCAATTGGTCGCTGACCAATTCGGCAATGGCCACGATGGTCAGGATGATGACGGTGGGCAGCGCGCCGATGAAACTGAAAGCGGTGCCGGAAAAGTCGAGCCAGCCGAGATAGGCGCCCCAGCTGATCGCCGCCAGCGGTGTCATGGCCCGCAGGCCTGCCACCACGCCGATAAGCACTGCAAAAACGTAGATCATTTGAATGCCCCAAACCCCAGCGGACCCATTGCCGCGGGGCCGAGACTATTCCGTTCTACGCCAAGCGCAATCGCCTCAGAACAGGAAGTAGCGCTGCGCCATGGGCAGCGTTGTTGCCGGTTCGCAGGTCAGCAAAACGCCGTCGGCACGCACTTCATAGGTTTCGGGATCGACCTCGATGACTGGGGTTGCCGAATTGTGGATCATGGCCGACTTGCCGATGCCGCCGCGCGTATTGGAGACGGGCAGCAATTGCTTTTCGACGCCCAGCTTGCCGCGCAGGCCATCGTCATGGGCGGCTTGGGAAACGAAGGTCACCGACGAACTGGTCCGCAGCTTGCCGAAGGAGGCAAACATCGGCCGGTAATGCATGGGCTGGGGCGTGGGGATGGATGCATTGGGGTCGCCCATGGGCGCGGCGGCAATCGAGCCGCCCAGCAGCACCATTTCGGGCTTCACGCCGAAAAAGGCGGGGCTCCACATCGCCAGGTCGGCGCGCTTGCCGACCTCGACCGAGCCGATATGGCGGCTGAGGCCATGGGCGATTGCCGGGTTGATGGTGTATTTGGCGATATAGCGCTTGACGCGGAAATTGTCGTTTTCGCCGGTTTCCTCGGCCAGCCGGCCGCGCTGCTTCTTCATCTTGTCGGCGGTCTGCCAGGTGCGGATCATCACCTCGCCGACCCGGCCCATGGCCTGGCTGTCCGAGGAGATGATCGAGAGCGCGCCGATATCGTGCAGGATGTCCTCGGCCGCGATGGTTTCCTTGCGGATACGGCTTTCGGCGAAAGCCACGTCTTCGGGGATGGAGGGCGAGAGGTGGTGGCACACCATGAGCATATCGAGATGCTCGGCAATGGTGTTCTGCGTATAGGGCCGGGTGGGGTTGGTGGAGGAGGGGATGACATTGGGCAGCCCGGCAACCCGCAGGATATCGGGCGCATGACCACCGCCCGCGCCCTCGGTGTGGAAGGCGTGGATGGTGCGGCCCTTGAAGGCGGCGATGGTGTCTTCCACGAACCCGCTTTCGTTGAGCGTGTCGGTGTGGATCATCACCTGCACGTCATATTCGTCGGCAACCGAGAGGCAATTGTCGATGGTCGCCGGGGTGGTGCCCCAGTCCTCGTGCAGCTTGAGCGAGGAGACGCCGGCCAGGATCATTTCGGCCAGCGGGGCGGGCAGGGAGGCATTGCCCTTGCCGGCCAGGGCCAGGTTCATCGCAAAACCGTCAAAGCTTTCGATCATGCGCTGGGCATGCCAGGCGCCGGTGCAGGTGGTGGCGAGCGTGCCATGGGCGGGGCCTGAACCGCCGCCCAGCATGGTGGTCACTCCGCTCATCAGGGCTTCGTCGATCTGCTGGGGGCAGATGAAGTGGATATGGGCGTCGAACCCGCCTGCCGTGATGATGCGCCCTTCGCTGGCGATCACTTCGGTCGAGGGGCCGATAATGATGGTGACGCCCGGCTGGGTATCGGGGTTGCCCGCCTTGCCGATACCAGCGATCAGCCCGTCCTTGAGGCCGATATCGGCCTTGTAGATGCCGGAATGGTCGATGATCAGCGCATTGGTGATGACCGTATCGACGGCGCCTTCGGCCCGCGTGCGCTGGCTCTGGCCCATGCCGTCGCGGATCACCTTGCCGCCGCCGAATTTGACCTCTTCGCCATAGATGGTGAAATCCTTTTCCACCTCGACGAAGAGTTCGGTATCGGCCAGGCGCACCTTGTCACCGGTGGTCGGGCCATACATGTCGGCATAGGTGGCGCGGGAAATGCGGGCGGGCATGGTAACTCCGGCTTAGTGGGCCTTGGACGGGGTGGGCTTGGCGTGCTTGCGGAAATTGGCGACGGTGGTGTCGATCACGGCATCCAGCAATTGCTCGCCATCGCGCAGCACCTTGTCGTCCTGGCGGCTCGCGACCAGCGATACGGCGAGCGCCTGCAATGCATAGGCGGCCTTGTGCTTGCCATCGGCGACCAATTGGTTGCCCTCGGTTTCGACCTGCTTGAGCAGGCGCGCGAAATCGGCGGCGGGCAGGCCCTGCTTGAAGCTTTTCCAATCGGTGGCGCCGCCGCGATCGACAAGGCCGGTAACGGTTCCGCCCAGCAGGAACATGGCTTCGCCATCTTCAAGGCCGGCTGCATTGAGGTCGGTGAGGATGGCGGCGAGACGCTGGCGCAGGTCGAGAATGGCGGCCTCGGAGATAGTCTTGTCGGTCATTGTCTTAGAGTTGTCCCATAATGTGTTGGCGGAAGCCGTAGACGATGCGGCTGCCGCCGAGCGGTACCAGCCGGACTTCGCGCGTCTGGCCGGGTTCGAAGCGGACTGCCGTGCCGGCGGCGATATCGAGCCGCATGCCCCGCGCCTGTTCGCGATCGAAGCGCAATCCGGCATTGGTTTCGTAGAAATGATAGTGCGAGCCGACCTGGATCGGCCGGTCGCCGGTATTGGCGACCTCGATAGTGATCTGGGGTGCGCCGACATTGAGTTCGATGTCGCCGGATTTGGGGATGATTTCACCGGGGATCATGCCGGGGCTCCTAACGAATGGGCTGGTGGACGGTGACGAGCTTGGTGCCGTCGGGGAAGGTGGCTTCCACCTGGATGTCGTGGATCATTTCGGGGATGCCCTCCATCACCTGTTCGCGGCTGATGACATGGGCTCCGGCTTCCATCAGTTCGGCCACCGGGCGGCCGTCGCGGGCGCCTTCGACGACGAAATCGGTGATCAGCGCAATGGCCTCGGGATGGTTGAGCTTGACGCCCCGCTCGAGGCGCTTGCGAGCCACGATCGCGGCCATGGCGATCAGCAATTTGTCTTTTTCGCGCGGGGTGAGGTTCATCGGAATGTCCTAAAGGTGCCAAAGTCGC
Protein-coding regions in this window:
- the ureG gene encoding urease accessory protein UreG, yielding MKSLNGPLRIGIGGPVGSGKTTLCEMLLKALRDRYSMAVVTNDIYTREDALILARVQAISEDRIVGVETGGCPHTAIREDASLNLAAIDDLNRKFPDLDIILIESGGDNLAATFSPDLADLTIYVISVAQGEKIPRKGGPAISRSDLLVITHTDLAQYVGASLDVMESDTQKVRESRPYVFTDLLRRESLDQIIAFIEKAGGFVDAQAAE
- a CDS encoding DUF3995 domain-containing protein; this encodes MSMLISAFMFIALLAVSFAHLLWSFGRTWPIRDEKLLAQTVVGFRDVQRMPPRLASFAVAVATLAAGIIALALADHDSGGTALTLLGIPLAAVFLARGIIGYTPWWANQTPEPNFRLNDSRVYSPLCLFLGIGFIALVIMRLL
- a CDS encoding urease accessory protein UreF, whose protein sequence is MSDLQKLLTWLSPAFPVGAFAWSAGLEAAIVKGVVIDRTTTQQWVEGILAHGGLRTDAILFAHAHRGSTDATALRELADLCLALTPARERHDETTIIGEAFATAAKAWPSPVFDLLPHPCPYPIAVGAIAAAHSIELNAALTAYLTASVHSQVSVAVRLIPIGQSDGLAIMAALEGPISEMAVLCEHAVLDDIGSIAYAADIAQMAHETLTTRIFRS
- a CDS encoding urease accessory protein UreE, producing MMLRAVSILPPDHGQGAPFDLVVLEHDERRLRRKLLRLRGGAEVMVDFPQTVTLEHKSALLLDDGRLVEIIAAEELLYEVRGRDAAHLVRLAWHIGNRHTSAQLEAGRILIKRDHVLKAMLEGLGASVSNVTEPFYAEHGAYHSHGDAGHALLAR
- a CDS encoding MliC family protein, coding for MTTMTKTILAAVLLLAGAATAAHGVEASLSITLGTDASADIQKRTVNYECGDGAPISADYINASPNFLALLNVPEETEKLVFASTVSASGVRYVSGKWAWWTQGPEASLYDTTLGEDAAAVSTCSEASDAP
- a CDS encoding putative quinol monooxygenase, encoding MIYVVATLRIRPESLEAMAEAAIPAIAATRREPGCRFYDMHASITDPERVTFIERWSTRAALEAHFASTHVAAFLAASQRHVVASTIEIIHPERVESL
- a CDS encoding DUF4126 family protein translates to MIYVFAVLIGVVAGLRAMTPLAAISWGAYLGWLDFSGTAFSFIGALPTVIILTIVAIAELVSDQLPNTPSRKVPMQFGARIVLGALSGALLLPGNWIIGAILGAVGAVLGTLGGAEARSRLAASFGSDRPAALLEDAVAIIAALLIVYLV
- the ureC gene encoding urease subunit alpha — its product is MPARISRATYADMYGPTTGDKVRLADTELFVEVEKDFTIYGEEVKFGGGKVIRDGMGQSQRTRAEGAVDTVITNALIIDHSGIYKADIGLKDGLIAGIGKAGNPDTQPGVTIIIGPSTEVIASEGRIITAGGFDAHIHFICPQQIDEALMSGVTTMLGGGSGPAHGTLATTCTGAWHAQRMIESFDGFAMNLALAGKGNASLPAPLAEMILAGVSSLKLHEDWGTTPATIDNCLSVADEYDVQVMIHTDTLNESGFVEDTIAAFKGRTIHAFHTEGAGGGHAPDILRVAGLPNVIPSSTNPTRPYTQNTIAEHLDMLMVCHHLSPSIPEDVAFAESRIRKETIAAEDILHDIGALSIISSDSQAMGRVGEVMIRTWQTADKMKKQRGRLAEETGENDNFRVKRYIAKYTINPAIAHGLSRHIGSVEVGKRADLAMWSPAFFGVKPEMVLLGGSIAAAPMGDPNASIPTPQPMHYRPMFASFGKLRTSSSVTFVSQAAHDDGLRGKLGVEKQLLPVSNTRGGIGKSAMIHNSATPVIEVDPETYEVRADGVLLTCEPATTLPMAQRYFLF
- a CDS encoding urease subunit beta, with the translated sequence MIPGEIIPKSGDIELNVGAPQITIEVANTGDRPIQVGSHYHFYETNAGLRFDREQARGMRLDIAAGTAVRFEPGQTREVRLVPLGGSRIVYGFRQHIMGQL
- a CDS encoding urease subunit gamma, with the translated sequence MNLTPREKDKLLIAMAAIVARKRLERGVKLNHPEAIALITDFVVEGARDGRPVAELMEAGAHVISREQVMEGIPEMIHDIQVEATFPDGTKLVTVHQPIR